In the genome of Astatotilapia calliptera chromosome 18, fAstCal1.2, whole genome shotgun sequence, the window GTAAGCACATGTCCAGTTTTGCTAACAAGTCTTCTGGTTTTGTCCATGAGATTGCTATGGAATATAAATAAGCATCCTTTCAATTACTTTAATATCAGCTTGCAGAGCCTGttagctctttttaaaaaacttgttTCAGTGCAGTAACAACTTCAATTAATTATGAGCTCCTGGCAGAGGAAGTGACAGGGCAAACTTGTTGTCCATATATTTGGGGCATTGAGAATGTGTGTTGATGtgtatttttgtgctttttctttgtccCTGCGGTTCTGTGGTTTATGTCCATTAATAAAATCTCATTAATCACAATAGAGTCTGACCCCATCTCTTCACCTCGCATTTCTACTCAGTCATCCGTGAACAAGGTTCTCTGTTAGAGACTTCAAAGTCACTTACATTTCACCCCAGTCATTCCCAAACTGCATCCAGGGTGCTTTCTAAACCGCTCCAGCTTTTCATGGACAGCACAGGGCATTGTTGCCGTGGAGAATGTGGAGGGAATTTTATAATGTGTCAGCAAAGCAAGTGGCTAATGGTGAATGGTAGGTTAGTACTTGGGTGCGTatgtatgtgggtgtgtgtgtgtgctcttggCCTAATTTGAGCACCAAACAGATGAAGTAGCGATGAAGCCTTCTGCTGTGTAATGTATCACTGTCTGCCCCCCACCCACTCAaacacatacattcacacataaacacacacagagccagacAGGCACAACGTGACCCCAGTGCCCTGACAGCGAGCCAGATCTTTGCCGTTTGACAGCGTTTCAGCAGGCATTCAGATACACTCTGCCGCCAGAGCTTGTCCTCTCTCCTGCTGACCAGTGAGACGTTTCCACACTGTCGACCATGTGACCTCCACTTTCCCTCAGTCCCTTACTCAGCCTGCAATGCACTGAGGTCATACACACTGGGACTCATTACTCTCAACTGCGGCGTGCCATCCAAAaagagaccacacacacacacactctttaaaCTGTACTGAATATGACATAAACTAATTTAAAGctacagattttatttatttatttatttattttttgcatgaaGAATCAGCCAAATGACTGTGTGTAATATACAGGTGCTGCTTAAAATGACTAACCAACAAAGCTCTACACAGATTTTTAGCACTCTTTAAATCCATACCACCTGCTGAAAAGATACCCAGATGACGTTAACAACTAGCTGATAAACACAGTTTGGACTGCACAGTAAAGATGCCAGATGCTTTCCTCGGGAGCTGGTAAAGCAAAACAGAACTAAAAAGTAAAGCAGCTATAAAACTTACATTAAACATGTGGTcagaaacagctttaaattATTCCTGATTTGTATCAATTACTTCATAAAGGACATTTACACATGCATTAATCTCCCGAAGACGTAGAGTATAAGTATAACTGCTGTTTGTCAAAGCCTTACCCTTATCCTAACCTTAAAGCATGTCACTAACCATAAAATGCATTGATTTATGTTATGGGGACTTTCTTTTTGTCCCCACAAGGAAGACACGTCCCTATAACGTGATGGTATAAACAGATTTAGGTCCCCTCTACATGAGTAATACCTGgactacacacacactgtcacctCCAGCAGGGAGCAGAATTGGGCTGTCACTCAAACAGACAACCTTAAAAGGGCACAGAACCTTGCAGGAgacattaataaatgaaatatagcagtgacacaaaaacacacccatAGTACAAAGTCTGGCTTAGCTGAGATCTGAGATGGCCCAACATCTACCAAACCAGCTGTTCtgcctgcatttttttttttttggcacacacACGACTTCCCTGCCCTTCAAATTGACTGGCATTAGATTTTAATTTAGTCTCGAAGAGGACATTGTTGTGAACAGGGACAAGGACTGAGGGGTTGGCAGCCTCCTTGTCAGCACACATTAATCAGCACATGTGTGGTGATAAGTAAAGATTTTGtgcagaaaaagcaaatttGTGCATTTTCCAGCCTTTCTAACACGATTGCCAAAGGTGACAAATGACTGTGCATCTTTACTGTACATCTGGAATGGGTTACAGAGTCAAGAGCATTGTTTCCTGTCTTGCACTGTCATGGCAATAATCTGGCATCGCACGCAGGCATGGCAGTGTATCCAGTATCTGGTTCTTTCCAGTTTTCCAGTCATTACTGTGAGTCCCCTTGCCTCTCTCCTTGACTTACTTTGATAATGAAACCAAGAGATAGAAATCTTCCATTGTCACATTATTCTAATAAGACTATCGTTCTCATTagcctcctgtgtgtgtgtgtgtgtgtgtgtgtgtgtgtgtgtgtgtgtgtgtgtgtgtgtgtgtgtgtgtgtgtgtgtgtgtgtgtgtgtgtgtgtgttactggatGTTTACCGACCTTGGCAACTTTCACATACTGGTCAtgagttctttttttattttgctgctttCAGCTTTCATGTgggtgaaaatgtattttctgtttgCATTGACAAATATCTATAACATTTTTACCTTCCTGCACTCAATCTTTTTGCAGGAGGTGTTCACCCCAGAGTGTAAGTTCAAGGAGTCAGTTTTTGAGAACTACTATGTGATCTACTCGTCCACTGTGTACCGACAGCAGGAGTCAGGTCGGGCCTGGTTCCTTGGTCTCACCAAGGAGGGACAAGTAATGAAGGGCAACCGGGTCAAGAAGACTAAGCCCTCATCGCACTTTGTTCCCAGGCCAATTGAAGGTATCATAAAACTTGTAGAAGCACATTTTTGGTACAGCTTTAATGttatttctttttgatttcatttttttttgtaatgcatGCACTTCCCATCACGTACACTAGTATTATCGTGCAACACTGGTGGTTAAAGCAGCGATCCACCAGCTCTAATTAGCCTTTGAAACCAGATAATGTCTTATCTGGCTTTGGAGGACCTTCATTACCAGCTGGAACTGTTCGGTTTGTTAATACGTTGGCATTAAGGAGGAGGGAGAAACTGATGAAACATAGTAtaggtgcatcatgggaaatgaaaaaatcaatgttctttttttaaacttagcaAATCCTTTTGACACACCTAAAGGTAAAATATATTGACATCCGCTGTTTTAGCTCAAACAATCCTTGGTATTCTTCAAGCTTTATgagggagcaaaatgaaatcATTTGCATTGCATTCCCATTCTCCAAACCTGGCTTCTAAAGGGATTTATCATTTTGAGCATTTATTTTGCTCTTGCTTTGTTATTTGTCAGCAAGATTAACTATCTCATTTTCGATGAAGCTTAGTAGAGCAGTGTACGGGCAAAGGGGGAATCCTTAAAATTTTGTTGCACATTCAGGCACAGTTTCTCACAAGTGTGAAGCAGGACTTTGGACTTGGCAAGTGATTCACTTTCAGTGCCCCAGTAGTTTACATATCTTTTGTGGGAGCTTTGTTAAAATATCACATAGATATTGTTGTAATAACTTGTCAAGCAATGTGATAAAAAAGTGCAGACATGGCCTAATTCCCCTGTCTTCTCCCTCTCAGCCTGGTATAATTGTCCCAGCCTCACACCTGACCTTGTCTCTGTCTGCACATCCATCTCTTCAATCTACTCTCTACTGTCCCcattctcctctcctctccgcTCCTCTCCGCTCCTCTTGTTTCCATCCCTTTCCTTGGCTTTCCATCTTTTCCACAGTTTGTATGTACAGGGAGCCATCACTGCATGAGATAGAGGACAAGCACCGCTCCAGGAAGAGCTCAGGGACTCCCACCATGAATGGAGGGAAAGCTGTCAATCAGGACTCCACATAGCATCTGAGGGAGGGGCTTCCAGCAGGGGGGAGAGGCCTCATCCTGAATGAAGGGAAGGGGCCAAAGGAAACTTCACCCGTCCCTCCCAATGTATGCACCACCATGGCCCGTGACAAACAGAGGGGTTTATGATGACAATGAGGAGCTATTACTGTACACCCAAGACAacgaaaacaaaaactgatgtCTTGCCTGTGAAAACCTTTTAGATGAATTAATATGAAAAAgactatatatttatatatatatatatatatatatatatatatatatatatatatatatatatatatatatatatatatatatatatatatatatatatatatatggagaaGTCATTTTCAATCAGGACTTGACCAACCATTTTAtgcaaaaaagtataaaaaagcTGTGATAAACAAAGAAATGGTGGTCTCCCTTCACGTAAATACAAGTATCTGTCATTTTCGATTTATGCTGTGAAAAACAAGCTTTAATACATGTTCACTTTTcatacattgattttttttctacatgctATTGCATTCTCATATGCTTTATTGTGTTGTTGTCAATAATAACTATACCATCTTCATTATAATCGTCATTACTAATCTGTTGCTCGATCATCTTATTTactagctttttgtttttgagacaaaatacttttttttattacccttatgtgttttttttctctcacagttTGATCTTGAATGCACTGTCACACCACTTGCACTGGTGTGAGGGTAAGACTAAATATATTGATAGTTCTCTTTGCTGGACTTCAATGGAAACAGAGTGCTTAGGGTGGGATGTAATTTACTCAGGTGTGTATTGTAAGTTAGACTAATGTGACTATAGGACACAAACTTCCATATGTTGCCCTGCTGTGGCAGGACGGGACCGATACAAGCAATATAACAGAGTGCAGTCTAGTATGtctctaaataaaaaaacaaaaacaataaaacactgacaacacatcTCCACGGTTGGTGTGTTTGTCAgtagaaaagacaaagaaagttgTATGAGGCATTAAAAGTTGGAAATGAGTGAAAACCTGTTTTGATACAGTTTCTGTATTATCTCATCACTTAAAAATGAGCATTAGGTTATAAACAAAGAGATGTCCAAACTTgtcaaaaatgacaaagaataaTATTCTCTCCAAAAGCTGAGAGGATGGCAATGACCAACATCAGCACTACGAGCCATGGCCAAAAACGGTCACTTCGCATTTGCACCTCGAGAACCACAGACCCCTTTTTCTGCTGTTAGCTATAACAACAACTCAAAATATAACTATGTAACAGTAGTCGTGCTTTTGAACTATATGGACTAAACATGAAATAACCTTTGATTAAAGACTTCTGCAGTTTTTCTacgcagaaagaaaagaagtggCAATTTTTTTGGCAAGCCCGGCCGTGAAGGGTTGTGTTGACTAATTTCCAGAAAGTTCTACTATTTCTATTATTCTCTTGTGAAATGACCAGAGACTTTTTCAACACTGGTGGACAGGGTGCCTGACTGTTTAATAAATCACTGACCTAACATGTTGAAAATTTGTTCAAAAATTGTAAGGTCACAATCATTCAAACTTTGCCATCACAATGGAAGCTAAATGTTTCATTGAGGAACCAGTTCATATGGATTTGGCCAGATTCGAGGAGGATGTCTTACTGTCTCAGTGGGATTTTCTGAAATGGTAACGCACGCCATCTCTATTCCCACTGGTTTTGTGACCAATGAAATGAGCCACTTGCTGCATTGTGGAGGAAAGTCTCTCTCTTTCATAAATCAACAGATTGACAGGGCTGTATAAACGAGTTGAGTTGACTGGGACACCACATACGCTGTGTACGCTGCTGAGCTTATTTCTAAACCCCAATTAGTTTGTCTAACTCAGGAAGTCCTACAGTTGTGCAGTGAATGGGCCAGACGTAGAGGCTGGATGTCCACTGTCCAGCACTAGTTGCACAAAGACTGGCACCAATGTGGTGTTTGGATTGGGGTTAATagtgttatttcttttttactattatTAAAGATGACGTACAGCTAAGCCTAGCCAAGTTAGGAAAGCTGAAAAGGGGAAACGGTTAAGATCAAGCATGACCATCGCATGACTGTAGAAGTTGATGTAAGTTTGGTTTAAGTTTGAGGCGGGATCCAAGAGGAATGTCTTTAGATTTTTGGGAGCATATGTCCAAAATGTTTTATGCAATAGTTTGATCAGTATTTTAGCGAGAGCTCATACATCTCTCCTACATCTGGTTAGAAACCGGTTGCTAATTTGGTGATATGTACAGTAAATAGCACACATTCAGCTGCACGCAGCAAACTACAGTGGCATAGGCATCATTATGGATCTAGGAAAGTCTTCCATCTTGGACCCGGGTCCGCAGCTGATGCAAGTTACCTGTAAGAGCTAACAGTAGATTAGTTCAACTTCCACAGTACCTACTGAATAACAGTGATACATACAGTATATTAGACATGACACTGAAAGTCAGCAGGCAAGACCAGCATACAAGTATCTTTATACAGAGGTTTATACTGGTGCATATGACACATGTGTGGACTTAAAGCAATGCA includes:
- the fgf12a gene encoding fibroblast growth factor 12a isoform X5, producing the protein MGDKNAEPQLKGIVTRLFSQQGFYLQMQPDGTIDGSKDENSDNTLFNLIPVGLRVVAIQGVKSGFYIAMNGEGMLYSSEVFTPECKFKESVFENYYVIYSSTVYRQQESGRAWFLGLTKEGQVMKGNRVKKTKPSSHFVPRPIEVCMYREPSLHEIEDKHRSRKSSGTPTMNGGKAVNQDST
- the fgf12a gene encoding fibroblast growth factor 12a isoform X4, whose amino-acid sequence is MRILRPFLQKGAHMLQCFCGQRSKSTTITNEPQLKGIVTRLFSQQGFYLQMQPDGTIDGSKDENSDNTLFNLIPVGLRVVAIQGVKSGFYIAMNGEGMLYSSEVFTPECKFKESVFENYYVIYSSTVYRQQESGRAWFLGLTKEGQVMKGNRVKKTKPSSHFVPRPIEVCMYREPSLHEIEDKHRSRKSSGTPTMNGGKAVNQDST